In Desulfolutivibrio sulfodismutans DSM 3696, the genomic stretch CGGACGATCTTTTTCGCAGCATTCCCCCGGCGGAAGAGTTCCACGCCTTTCCAGCCCTGGACGCCTTTCCGGCCGAGGCCATCGCCTTTTTGACGGGTCGTCGGGCCACGCCTGCCTCCCCCCCGGCCGCCACGGCGGCGCAACCCGACGCCGCGTCCCCTTTTTCCGCCCAACCGGAGCAAATCCCGTCCCTGGCCGTTCCGGAACCCCCCCCTCTCTCTAAGCCACACTTTAGACCACTCAGCCAGCCTCTCAACCGGTCAACAGGCCAGTCAAAAGGCCACTCAGCCAACCGGAAGGCCACCCGCACAGCCAGCCAGAAGGCCAGCCACTCAACCAGCCACACTAAATACCTGTCTCAAGGCCATTCTCAAGACCAAACTTCAAACCACACAAAAGACCAGACACCAGACCACTCACAAAACCGCACACAAGACCTCTCTCCGGCCGATCCGGGGCAAGGGGCGCGCCGCCCGATTCCTGCCGCCCCCGAAAGGGCTGCGCAGGACGCCGGGGGGCCCCCGGATCCGGCCGCAACCTTTTCCCCGGCCACGGCGGATGAGTCCGCCCCAGCGGTCCCGGGCCGCGCCCCCCAGGCGCAAACGCCGTTGCTTCCGGCCTTTTCCCAATCCCTGGCCGACCCCGGCCCGGCCGCCAGGCTCAACGCCAACCAGCGCCGGGTATTGCTTTTTCTCTTAAGCGCCCGCCCCTACATCATCACCTTTTCCCAGATCGCCGCGGCCACGGGCATGGGCGAGGCCAGCGCCCGGACCATCCTGCGCCGCCTGGCCGTCCTGGATTTTCTGACCTTTAAAAAGGCCCGCGACGGCAACCTGCAGGGCGTGCGCATGGCCTTCAACCAGGAACTGTGTCAGGCCTTCCGGCAGGCCCTGGAGCACGGTCCTGAAAGCCAGACACTCAGCTACTCTCAAAGCCCATCACTAAGCCTTTCTTTGAACCACTCACTAAAACATTCTATAAACCAGAATCTCAGCCAGCCAATCACTAGGCCAGACTCTCAGCCAGCCACACTGTCGCCCCTCTTTCAGAAGGAAGGAAAAGAATCTATCCTTCCAGGGGAAGCGTCTGAAAAAGACAGGCCCTGGTTTGACGACTGGAGCGATGAATTTTTGGCCTTTTTATGGCCGAAAACGTATGGCGTGGGATTTCGCATGGACCACGTGCGCCGGGCGGCGGCCACGCGCCAGACCCTGGGCAGGCCCCTGGAGCGCGACTTGGTGCGCGTAAGCCTGGACCGCTGCGAATGGGAGATCGAAAATCTGGGCGATCTCAACGACTTAAAATCCGGCGAAAAGGTGCGCAATCCCCAGGCCTATCTGTTTATGGCCCTGTCGAAGTGGGGGATTTTGCGGCCGCATCCGGACTACGTGTCCCGGGAAGAGGAGCTGGCCAGGGAGGCGGCCCAGGAGCTTTCGTCCCGCCAGGAAGCGGCCCGCCAGATGGAGGACGCTCAGTTCGCCGCCTGGCGCGACGGCCTCGACGCCGACGCGCTGACGGAGGTTCTGCGCGGCTTTCCGGGCGGACCTCGCGATGTCTGGGTAAAAAATTACTGGAAAAAACATGTCTGCGCCGCACAAAAGTGACGCCCCGTCTGGCGCAGGCGAGTGCGTGCGGGCTTGAAACCGAGGGGGGGAACCCCCACAAAGGAGAGGCGATGAAACTGCACACCAAAATGCTGTTTTTGAGCGCGGCCCTGGTCGTGGCCACGGGACTGGGATGCGCCGGGAAGGGCGGGCTTTCCAAGGGTGCGTCGGCGCTTGACGCCGACAAGGACGGCAAGATCAGCCGTTCGGAGTTTCTGGCCAGATATCAGGCCAAGGACAAGGCCCAGACCCTTTTTAACCGGCTTGACGCCAGCGGCGACGGCTTTTTGGACCGGGACGAGACCGGATCCTATCCCGACGACTTTTGGACCAAGACCGAGACCAACGCCGAGCCCTAGCCCGGACGCGTTTTCAGCGGGCCAGCAGGGGCGCGGGAAGGGAGCCGGGCGGGACTGCCGCTGCTTTGGCGCAGCTTTGCCGCCGGTCTGCCGCGGGTTGTCCGGGCAGGTTGCCGAAGCGGGCCGGGATCGAGGCGTTGGCGGCCGTCGGCCCGTGGGGGATCGGCGCGGGAGTGATTGTTCGGCAGGAAGCATTGCGCTGGACCTGGACGGTGCAGGCGACAATGGCGACAAGGGCGGCGTCAATGGCGGCGGCGATGGCGGGGCGGTCGGGGAGAGCGATGCCGGGGGGAGATATGGCGGGACATGGGGAAAAAATCCTGATGCGGCGGGCGCACGCCCGCCCAGACGGGGCGGACAGGCCAGGCGGGCCAGGCGGGCCAGGCGGGGTGGACAGGGCGGACGGGGCGCGCCGGTGAGCGGGTTGCGCCTGGCCCTGTGCCAGCTCAATCCCACCGTGGGCGACATCGCGGGCAACGTGGGGCGGATGGCCGCCTTTCTCGACGCGGCCCGCGTGGCCGGGGCCGCCCTGGCGATTTTTCCGGAGATGTGCGTCACGGGCTATCCCCCGGAGGATCTGCTCCTGTCGCCGCGGTTTATGGACGCGGCCAGGGGCGGGGTGGAACGCTTTGTCCGGGCCAGCCGGGGGATGACGGTGATTTTCGGCGCGCCCCTGTGTGCGGGCGAGGCCAGAAACGCGGCTATCGTGGCCCATGACGGACGCCTTACGGCCACGTATTTCAAGCAGCTTTTGCCCAATTACGGGGTGTTCGACGAGATGCGCTATTTCACCCCGGGGACTCGCGACCTGATCGTGTCGCTGCCGCTTTTTCAAACCGGGGTGAGCATCTGCGAGGACATCTGGTATCCGGACGGCCCGGCCTCCCGGGAGGCGGCGGCCGGGGCCACCCTTTTGGTCAATATCTCGGCCTCGCCGTACCACCGGGACAAGGGCGCGGCCCGGGAGCGCATGTTGTCCGTGCGGGCCTCGGACTGCCGGTCCTTTGTGGCCTATGGCAACCTGTGCGGCGGGCAGGACGAACTGGTGTTCGACGGGCAAAGCCTGGTGTTCGCCCCGGACGGCGAGCTTTTGGCCCGTGGCGCGGCCTTTGCCGAAGACCTGATTGTGGCCGATCTGGACCCGGTCCAGGCCACCCGGGTGAGGCTTACGGACCCGCGCGGCCGGGTGCGCCCGCAGGCGGCCAGGGCAGGGGGAGAAAGGGGCCCAGAGGGAACGGAAGTGGTCGATCTTGGCGCGACCTTGTCCGAACCTTGCCTAAACCTTGACATGGATTCGTCCGCCAATCATGCCACGACCGTGGCCGTGGCCGTGGCCGTGCCGCCGCCGCGCCGGATTCCGGCCCTTCCCTTGTCGCCGTGCGCCGAGGTCTATGCCGCCCTGGTCACGGGGCTTCGCGACTACGTCCGCAAAAGCGGCTTTTCCGGGGTGCTCATCGGCCTGTCCGGGGGCATCGACTCCAGCCTGACGGCCGCCCTGGCCGCGGACGCCCTGTCTCCGGCCCAGGTCATGGGCGTGGCCATGCCCACGCGCTACTCCTCGGACCACAGCCTTGAGGACGCCAGGGCCCTGGCCGAAAATCTGGGCCTGGACTTCCGGATCATCCCCGTGGACGGCATTTTTCAATCCTTTCTGGACGCCCTGGCCGGGCCCTTTGCCGGGCGCGCCCCGGACGTCACGGAAGAGAACCTGCAATCGCGGGCCCGGGGCACGCTGCTGATGGCCCTGTCCAACAAGTTCGGCCGCCTGGTGGTGACCACGGGCAACAAGAGCGAGACGGCCGTGGGCTACAGCACGCTTTACGGCGACACGGCGGGCGGGTTTGCGGTCATCAAGGACGTGCCCAAGACCCTGGTCTACGCCCTGGCCCGCTGGCGCAACGCCCTGCCCGGGGAAGGCGGGGAGGGCGGGGAAAGCCGGGCCGCCCTGGGATTTCTCGGACCCTGCGGCCGGGCGGCCATTCCGCCCCGGGTGCTGGTCAAGCCGCCCTCGGCGGAGCTGGCCCCGGGACAGGTGGACGCCGACTCCCTGCCGCCCTACGAGGTGCTTGACGCCATTGTGGCCGATTATGTGGAGCGGGGCATAAGCCTGCCGGAGATGATCGCCCGGGGCGGCCAGCCCGACGCCTGCGCCCGGGTGGTGGGGCTGGTGGAGAAAAGCGAATACAAACGGCGGCAAAGCCCGCCCGGGGTGAAGATCACCCCCCGGGCCTTCGGCAAGGACTGGCGTCTGCCCCTGGCCGGACGTTTTACGGGCGGCTTCCAGGGCTGACGCCGCCGCTTTCAATCCCTGCGGCGGGCGCGCCTGCCGTCCTGGTCCGGACCACGGATCAGGACGCGATCAGGAAAACGAAAAAAGGGCGGATATGACGATCACGCTTTCCACGGTCACGCCGGTCTATTCCGGAGAAAAATACCTCGCCGAGCTGGTCGGACAGCTCGATCTGTTGCGCACCCGGTGGGAGCGGGAAAACGCCCCCATCCGTCTTCTGGAATGCATCTTTGTGGATGACGGCTCCATCGACGATTCGGCCGCCGTGCTCAAGGGGTTGTCGCAAAAGTATCCGTTTGTCCGGGTCATCGAGTTGTCCCGGAATTTCGGCCAGCACCCGGCCACGGCGGCGGGCATCCTCTATGCCTCGGGGGACTGGGTGGCGACCCTGGACGAGGATCTGCAGCATCCGCCGCATATGATCGAAACCCTGCTGCGCAAGGCCGTGGAGAAACAGGCGGACGTGGTCTACGTGCATCCCTCGGAGCGGGTGCATGGAAACCTGATCCGCGATCTTGGTTCGCGCTCCATCAAAAAGATCCTGTCCGTGCTCACCGGAAACAAAAACATCGAGCACATCAGCAGCTTCCGCCTCATCCGGGGGTCCGTGGCCCGGGCCACCAGCAGCGTGTGCAGCCACGACACCTATTTCGACATCGCCCTGACCTGGTTCACCAACAAGATCGAATACATCAGCGAACCCCTGCACGACGAACGGCACATGCAAAGCGGCGCAAGCGGCTACACCCTGGGCAAGCTTCTGTCCCACGCCCGGCGCATGGTCCTGTCCACCCACACCAAGGTGCTCCGGGCCGGGGGGCTGCTCGGGCTGGCCATGTTTTTGGTGAGCATCCTTTTTTCTTTCTATCTGGTGGTCAACGCCTTTTTCCCCTTCCACGTCATCGAGGTGAAGGGCTGGACATCCACCATGACCGCCATCCTGTTCACGGGCGGCATTACGCTGTTTCTTTTGGGCATCGTGCTGGAATACGTGTCCATCGTGCTGTTGCACACCCAGGGCAAGCCGGTGTTTTTCGTCATCGACCGGGAGATGGACGCGCCGCTTCGGGCCTATTTCGCGGAAACCGGCCATGCTCGTTCTGCGTAAGGCCGGGGGCCGGTCCCCGGGGGCTGTGGCGGCCCTTTTCGGACTTGGGCTCATCGGGGCGGGTCTTGCCCGTCGCCTGCAGGGGCTTGGCTACGCCAGGGCGGCCGAGCTGCCGTTTTCCTGGGGAAAAAGGCAGGACCGGGGACGCGAAGCGTCCGACATCGCGGCCGCGCTGAAGGCCATGGAGCAGGGGGCCGCGGGACCCATGCGGCTGGATATCGTCTGGAGCGCGGGGCAAGGCGGTTTCGGCATGGACGAGGAGCAGGCCGGACGGGAGCTGGCCGATTTCGCGGACATGCTGGATCTGGCGGCCGGTCTGGCCGGGAGGCCGGAGCAGCGGACGGTGCGCGTCCACCTTCTGAGTTCGGCCGGGGGGCTTTTCGAGGGGCAGCGAAACGTCACCCTTTCCACGCCGCCAGCCCCGAAGCGGTGCTACGGCCTGCTCAAGCTGCGCCAGGAGGAGCTCCTGTCCCAGGTGGCGGATGCCGACCGGATCGTCTATCGTCCCAGTTCGGTCTACGGCTTTTCCGGGCCCGGCAGGCGCATGGGGCTCATTCCCACCCTTTTGGCCAATGGCGCGCGGTATCAGGTCTCCACCATCTACGGCGCCCCGGACACCCTGCGCGACTACGTTTCGGTTCAGGATGCGGCGCAATTTCTGGCCCGGCAGGTGGATGCGGCCCAGGGCGGCTCACGGATCCTGCTTCTGGCCTCGGCCCGGCCCACATCCTTAAGCGAGGTGCTGAGCGCCGTGGAAACGACGCTCAAGCGGAAAATTTTCATCACCTACCGGGGGGACGCCTCCGACAACACGGCCCACATCACCTTTTCACCCCGCGCCCTGCCGCCAGACTGGCGGCCATGCGGCATCGATGTGGGCATTCGGACGTTGTGGAATTTTTTTTGCCATTGATCCGGGCACACCCAGGCCACGGGCTGCCGCGCCGGGACAGACACGAACGGCCCCATGCCTTCACGGCCCAGAGGAAACAACGAATGCAGGGCGTCGCACCTGAAAAAGACAGGATGTTTTTCATGCCCAGAGAGGAACGTAGAGCGTGACTATTTCCATTTACATACCGGTCAGAAACGGCAGCGATTTTCTTGAGGAAACGATCCGGTCCATCCTGGCCCAGACGTTTCAGGACTGGCGGCTGGTCATCAAGGACAACCGCTCCACGGACGAGACGCCGCGCATCGTGGAAAAATATCTCCACGATCCGCGCATCACCTGGATGCAACACCCCGAGAACATCGGTTCCGTGGGCAATTACAACAGTTGTCTGGTGGACATCCCCACGAAATACTATCTTATCCTGTCCCATGACGACTATCTGCGCGACGAAACCGCCCTGGAAAAGGCCCATGCCGTCCTGGAGGCCAATCCGGACATCGTGAAGGTCCACTGCGACATGCTTTTCGTGGACGGCGACAGCAAGCCCATCTTTCCCCGCCGCTTCCGCCGCGCCGGGCGCATCCAAAACGACGCCGTGGCCCGGGCCTCCATCCTGACCACGCGCAATCTGTTCGGCATCCCGCTTCTGATCCGATCCGACGCCGTGGGCGGCGTCCGCTACGATCCGGACCTGTACCACACGGCGGATGTGGACTTCTCCATCGCCCTGGGGCGCGGCCGGGACATGTACCATATTCCGGAGCAGCTCATTGCGTTGCGCATCCACAAAAACAACAATACCCACCGCCGTTACAACACCATCTCCCGGGAACTTGCGGTCTCGGCCAAAAAAAACGATATTGCCCTGTCCGGGCAGGACCGGCTGGTCATGTGGTGCAGCGACAGATGGCAGCGGCTGCAAAAATTTATTTTTTTCAAGGTGCTGTGCCGCTGACGGGAAGGCGGGTTGGCCTGCGGCGGCAGGCGGGGCGCGGCCTTGAAGAAGACGGCTTTCGCAGACATCGAAATAAGCCTGCGGAAAAGCGCATCCTTTTCACAGACATCCGGGTAAGGAAGGCGAGCGACATGCAAGCGATCATTTTGTGCGGGGGATTGGGCACCCGCCTCCGGGAAGAAACGGAGTTTCGCCCCAAACCCATGGTCAACGTGGGGCCGCGTCCCATCCTGTGGCACATCATGAAGATCTACGCCAGATACGGGCACACGGATTTCATCCTGCCCCTGGGCTACAAGGGCGAGGTCATCAAGGATTATTTCTGCCATTATGAATTGATGAACAACGACATCACCATCGAGCTCGGCAAGCCGGACTCGTTTTGCCTGCACAACTGCCACGACGAACGCGGCTGGAGCATCACCCTGGCCAACACCGGGGAGCGCACCCTTAAGGGCGGCCGTCTCAAGCGGGTGGAACGCTACGTCAAGGGCGACACCTTCCTGCTCACCTATGGCGACGGCGTGGCCGACATCGACCTGGACGCGCTTTTGGCCTTTCACCGCTCCCACGGCAAGATCTGCACCGTGACCGGCATCAACCCCACGTCCCAGTTCGGCGGGCTGCATGTCCAGGGCGACAGGGTCATGAACTTCCGGGAAAAGCCCAAAGAGGCCAAGGAAAATCTGGTCAGCGGCGGATTTTTCGTCTTCGAGCGACGCATTTTCGACTATCTGACCCCTGACGAGAACTGCGACCTGGAATACGGCCCCCTGGAACGTCTGGCCGCCGAAGGCCAGCTCATGGTCTATCGTCATGCC encodes the following:
- a CDS encoding glycosyltransferase family 2 protein, with product MTISIYIPVRNGSDFLEETIRSILAQTFQDWRLVIKDNRSTDETPRIVEKYLHDPRITWMQHPENIGSVGNYNSCLVDIPTKYYLILSHDDYLRDETALEKAHAVLEANPDIVKVHCDMLFVDGDSKPIFPRRFRRAGRIQNDAVARASILTTRNLFGIPLLIRSDAVGGVRYDPDLYHTADVDFSIALGRGRDMYHIPEQLIALRIHKNNNTHRRYNTISRELAVSAKKNDIALSGQDRLVMWCSDRWQRLQKFIFFKVLCR
- the rfbF gene encoding glucose-1-phosphate cytidylyltransferase, with translation MQAIILCGGLGTRLREETEFRPKPMVNVGPRPILWHIMKIYARYGHTDFILPLGYKGEVIKDYFCHYELMNNDITIELGKPDSFCLHNCHDERGWSITLANTGERTLKGGRLKRVERYVKGDTFLLTYGDGVADIDLDALLAFHRSHGKICTVTGINPTSQFGGLHVQGDRVMNFREKPKEAKENLVSGGFFVFERRIFDYLTPDENCDLEYGPLERLAAEGQLMVYRHAGFWYCMDTQRDMDKLNQLWDAGNPPWKVW
- a CDS encoding NAD+ synthase, with amino-acid sequence MSGLRLALCQLNPTVGDIAGNVGRMAAFLDAARVAGAALAIFPEMCVTGYPPEDLLLSPRFMDAARGGVERFVRASRGMTVIFGAPLCAGEARNAAIVAHDGRLTATYFKQLLPNYGVFDEMRYFTPGTRDLIVSLPLFQTGVSICEDIWYPDGPASREAAAGATLLVNISASPYHRDKGAARERMLSVRASDCRSFVAYGNLCGGQDELVFDGQSLVFAPDGELLARGAAFAEDLIVADLDPVQATRVRLTDPRGRVRPQAARAGGERGPEGTEVVDLGATLSEPCLNLDMDSSANHATTVAVAVAVPPPRRIPALPLSPCAEVYAALVTGLRDYVRKSGFSGVLIGLSGGIDSSLTAALAADALSPAQVMGVAMPTRYSSDHSLEDARALAENLGLDFRIIPVDGIFQSFLDALAGPFAGRAPDVTEENLQSRARGTLLMALSNKFGRLVVTTGNKSETAVGYSTLYGDTAGGFAVIKDVPKTLVYALARWRNALPGEGGEGGESRAALGFLGPCGRAAIPPRVLVKPPSAELAPGQVDADSLPPYEVLDAIVADYVERGISLPEMIARGGQPDACARVVGLVEKSEYKRRQSPPGVKITPRAFGKDWRLPLAGRFTGGFQG
- a CDS encoding NAD-dependent epimerase/dehydratase family protein; translated protein: MLVLRKAGGRSPGAVAALFGLGLIGAGLARRLQGLGYARAAELPFSWGKRQDRGREASDIAAALKAMEQGAAGPMRLDIVWSAGQGGFGMDEEQAGRELADFADMLDLAAGLAGRPEQRTVRVHLLSSAGGLFEGQRNVTLSTPPAPKRCYGLLKLRQEELLSQVADADRIVYRPSSVYGFSGPGRRMGLIPTLLANGARYQVSTIYGAPDTLRDYVSVQDAAQFLARQVDAAQGGSRILLLASARPTSLSEVLSAVETTLKRKIFITYRGDASDNTAHITFSPRALPPDWRPCGIDVGIRTLWNFFCH
- a CDS encoding glycosyltransferase family 2 protein translates to MTITLSTVTPVYSGEKYLAELVGQLDLLRTRWERENAPIRLLECIFVDDGSIDDSAAVLKGLSQKYPFVRVIELSRNFGQHPATAAGILYASGDWVATLDEDLQHPPHMIETLLRKAVEKQADVVYVHPSERVHGNLIRDLGSRSIKKILSVLTGNKNIEHISSFRLIRGSVARATSSVCSHDTYFDIALTWFTNKIEYISEPLHDERHMQSGASGYTLGKLLSHARRMVLSTHTKVLRAGGLLGLAMFLVSILFSFYLVVNAFFPFHVIEVKGWTSTMTAILFTGGITLFLLGIVLEYVSIVLLHTQGKPVFFVIDREMDAPLRAYFAETGHARSA
- a CDS encoding EF-hand domain-containing protein, which codes for MKLHTKMLFLSAALVVATGLGCAGKGGLSKGASALDADKDGKISRSEFLARYQAKDKAQTLFNRLDASGDGFLDRDETGSYPDDFWTKTETNAEP